One Aneurinibacillus migulanus genomic region harbors:
- the uvrC gene encoding excinuclease ABC subunit UvrC, whose amino-acid sequence MDTLKEKLSLLPDKPGCYLMKNIAGEIIYVGKAKVLKNRVRSYFTGSHDGKTQRLVQEIVDFEYIVTSSPVEALLLECNLIKKHDPRYNVLLKDDKTYPYIKITNEEHPRLEITRKVIKDGAKYFGPYANAGAAQETKKLLDRLYPLRKCKNMPKNVCLYYHMEQCLAPCEYEVDTKQYEEMIEQITKFLNGNYGEIKQTLKRQMEEAAENLEFERAKELRDQIQYIEAIMEKQKVTFSDNIDRDAWGYYADKGWMSVQVFHIRQGKMIERNVASFPYYSEEHEDFISYVAQFYLKEHVRPKEILLPISEETEGLEEAIGTKLLFPQRGPKKQLTDMARENARIALEEKFALMARDEARTVQAVQKLGDVLGIGYPKRIEAFDNSNIQGVDPVSAMIVFTDGKPDKKEYRKYKVKTIVGPDDYGTMKEVVRRRYTRVLKEGLVLPNLIVIDGGKGHIAAAVDVLENELGLFIPVCGLAKDERHRTAQLLVGDPPIPVELKRDSNEFYLLQRIQDEVHRFAITFHRSTRGKTMFQSKLDDIPGIGEKRKKLLLKHFGSIKRMKEASVDEYRNLGIGDKLARQILEHLREEQEETANQSE is encoded by the coding sequence TCGTTCTTATTTCACGGGCAGTCACGATGGAAAAACGCAACGTCTTGTTCAGGAGATTGTTGATTTTGAATACATTGTCACCTCTTCGCCGGTTGAAGCACTCTTATTAGAATGCAATCTAATTAAAAAGCATGACCCACGCTATAATGTGCTGCTTAAAGATGATAAAACATATCCTTATATTAAAATTACAAACGAAGAACATCCGCGCCTCGAAATCACTCGAAAAGTCATAAAAGACGGTGCCAAGTATTTCGGTCCATATGCTAACGCAGGGGCTGCCCAGGAGACGAAAAAGCTGTTGGACAGACTTTACCCTCTTCGCAAATGTAAAAATATGCCGAAAAATGTCTGTCTTTATTATCATATGGAACAGTGTCTTGCTCCTTGTGAATATGAGGTCGACACGAAGCAATATGAAGAGATGATCGAGCAAATTACCAAGTTTCTAAATGGAAATTATGGAGAAATTAAGCAGACGCTTAAGCGTCAGATGGAAGAGGCAGCGGAAAATCTCGAATTCGAGCGAGCCAAAGAACTACGCGATCAAATCCAATACATCGAAGCTATTATGGAAAAGCAGAAAGTCACATTCAGTGACAACATTGACCGTGATGCCTGGGGCTATTATGCTGACAAAGGTTGGATGAGTGTACAGGTCTTCCACATTCGTCAGGGTAAAATGATTGAACGCAATGTCGCCTCGTTCCCGTATTATAGCGAAGAACATGAAGATTTCATTTCTTATGTCGCTCAATTTTATTTAAAGGAGCATGTTCGTCCTAAAGAGATTCTTCTACCTATAAGTGAAGAAACAGAAGGGTTGGAAGAAGCGATAGGGACGAAGCTGCTTTTTCCGCAGCGCGGACCAAAAAAACAATTGACAGATATGGCCCGGGAGAATGCACGCATTGCTCTGGAAGAAAAGTTCGCACTTATGGCGCGTGATGAAGCAAGGACGGTTCAGGCGGTACAGAAGCTTGGAGATGTGTTAGGTATCGGTTATCCGAAACGTATCGAAGCGTTTGACAATTCCAATATTCAGGGGGTCGATCCGGTTTCGGCCATGATTGTATTTACGGATGGTAAGCCGGATAAGAAGGAATACCGCAAGTACAAGGTGAAAACGATCGTCGGTCCAGATGATTACGGTACGATGAAAGAGGTGGTGCGCCGCCGTTATACGCGTGTATTGAAAGAAGGATTGGTACTGCCGAACTTAATTGTTATTGATGGTGGTAAGGGTCATATTGCGGCCGCAGTCGATGTACTGGAAAATGAGCTAGGCTTATTTATTCCTGTCTGCGGCCTGGCTAAGGACGAAAGACATCGCACAGCTCAGCTATTGGTCGGCGATCCGCCCATTCCAGTTGAATTGAAGCGGGACAGCAATGAGTTCTATCTTTTGCAACGCATTCAGGATGAAGTGCACCGATTTGCCATTACATTTCATCGTAGCACCCGGGGCAAGACGATGTTCCAGTCCAAGCTGGACGATATTCCAGGCATAGGTGAGAAGCGCAAAAAGCTTCTCTTGAAGCATTTTGGCTCTATCAAACGTATGAAGGAAGCATCTGTGGATGAGTATAGAAACCTTGGAATCGGAGATAAATTGGCACGTCAAATTCTCGAACATTTGCGCGAGGAACAAGAAGAGACGGCTAATCAATCAGAATAA
- a CDS encoding aspartate kinase: MSLIVQKFGGTSVGTVERIQAVARRIVSATQAGHSIVAVVSAMGKSTDVLVDMAKQITDMPGPREMDMLLTTGEQVSIALLTMALQAIGQDAVSMTGWQAGITTEDVHMKARIDHIDESPIRQALQEGKVVIVAGFQGVSPSGQITTLGRGGSDTTAVALAAALQADMCEIYTDVDGVYTADPRLVPSARKLTSVSHDEMLELATLGAGVLHPRAVECAKQHRVHLTVRSSFNEEEGTIIKEEPDMEQGLVVSGIAHDKNVAKITVADLPTKVDAMAKLFAILAKEHINVDIIVQSAYEANTMNVSFSVSGDEVKRTLDVLLAHRETLQFGYAVAEEHLAKVSIVGAGMITNPGVAAQMFNCLADTGVEMKMVSTSEIKVSCVIPMAQMEEAVRSLHASFELDAKEAAVVHGVC, encoded by the coding sequence ATGAGTCTTATCGTACAAAAATTCGGCGGAACGTCTGTCGGTACCGTTGAACGAATTCAGGCGGTAGCCCGGCGTATTGTATCAGCCACGCAGGCTGGACATAGCATTGTGGCAGTTGTCTCTGCCATGGGAAAATCTACTGATGTTCTGGTCGATATGGCCAAACAGATTACTGATATGCCGGGACCACGTGAGATGGATATGTTGTTGACAACCGGGGAACAGGTATCCATCGCGCTATTGACTATGGCGCTTCAGGCAATAGGACAGGATGCTGTTTCTATGACCGGTTGGCAGGCTGGTATTACAACAGAAGACGTACATATGAAGGCGCGTATTGATCATATTGATGAATCACCGATTCGGCAAGCTTTACAGGAAGGCAAAGTCGTTATTGTTGCCGGATTTCAGGGGGTTTCCCCAAGCGGTCAGATTACGACGCTTGGACGAGGCGGATCGGATACGACAGCGGTGGCCTTAGCGGCGGCACTTCAGGCGGACATGTGCGAAATATATACGGATGTGGACGGAGTGTATACAGCGGACCCGCGCCTCGTTCCTTCCGCCCGGAAGCTAACTAGCGTCTCTCATGATGAGATGCTGGAGCTTGCGACTTTGGGTGCGGGCGTACTACACCCTCGTGCGGTAGAATGCGCGAAGCAGCACCGGGTACATTTGACTGTACGTTCAAGTTTTAATGAAGAAGAAGGAACGATAATTAAGGAGGAGCCGGATATGGAACAAGGACTGGTTGTGAGCGGGATTGCCCATGATAAAAACGTAGCAAAAATTACAGTAGCGGATTTGCCGACAAAAGTAGATGCAATGGCTAAACTTTTTGCAATTTTAGCTAAGGAACATATTAATGTAGATATTATTGTGCAGAGCGCCTATGAAGCGAACACAATGAATGTCTCGTTCTCCGTTAGCGGAGATGAGGTCAAGAGAACACTCGATGTGTTGCTAGCACATCGGGAGACGCTCCAGTTCGGGTATGCGGTAGCCGAAGAACACCTTGCTAAAGTATCAATTGTCGGTGCGGGTATGATTACGAATCCGGGAGTGGCTGCACAAATGTTCAACTGTCTGGCTGATACAGGCGTGGAAATGAAAATGGTTTCTACCTCTGAGATAAAAGTCTCGTGTGTAATTCCTATGGCACAGATGGAAGAAGCTGTGCGCAGCTTGCATGCTTCGTTTGAATTGGATGCAAAAGAAGCTGCAGTTGTACACGGAGTTTGCTAA
- a CDS encoding biotin transporter BioY: MRSENVKMLILSALFCAFIAVFAQISILFIPQVPFTLQNFALALIPIMLGRRYGTIAVLLYLLLGAIGIPVFAQFKAGLGILVGSTGGYLIGYAVAVFVIGTMLKGKDITFLRAFLANIVGLIIIYALGVTQLKFVTHLPWSQAFGIGMGLFIIPDLIKIAAASYIGVLVRRRLASAGLLPVSLRNDKIAV, from the coding sequence ATGCGATCTGAAAACGTTAAAATGCTCATTTTGTCGGCATTATTTTGCGCCTTCATTGCAGTTTTTGCTCAAATTTCCATTTTATTCATTCCGCAAGTTCCATTCACCTTGCAGAACTTTGCCCTTGCACTTATCCCAATTATGCTGGGCCGACGCTATGGAACGATCGCTGTTCTTCTATACTTGCTACTCGGCGCAATAGGCATTCCGGTATTTGCGCAATTCAAAGCTGGGCTAGGCATACTTGTCGGCAGTACAGGTGGCTACCTAATCGGCTATGCCGTGGCCGTATTCGTCATAGGAACCATGCTTAAAGGTAAGGATATCACATTCCTTCGTGCGTTTCTTGCTAATATTGTTGGATTAATCATTATTTACGCATTGGGAGTAACCCAGTTGAAATTTGTCACGCACCTGCCATGGAGTCAAGCATTCGGAATCGGTATGGGATTATTTATAATCCCCGATCTTATCAAGATTGCGGCTGCTTCCTACATAGGTGTTCTGGTTCGCCGCCGCCTAGCTTCCGCCGGCCTTTTGCCTGTTTCACTACGCAATGACAAAATCGCAGTATAA
- the metX gene encoding homoserine O-acetyltransferase MetX, whose product MEAGDNRADKDEEGVSKRMVRNMIVDEITLECGDTLKQVNIAFETSGTLNEEKTNAILVCHALTGDACAVGDENTPGWWEGLIGPGRYIDTNKYFVVTANVLGGCCGTTGPASVHPETGKPYGSDFPVVTIRDMVQLQYKLVKGLGIEKLFAIVGGSMGGMQVYEWAVMYPEMMHLVLPIATSARLSAVAIAYNDVGRQAILSDPEWNKGHYYPGKGPVNGLSIARMLGMITYRTSDLFEYRFGRRLKDEQNVTQFDCTFNIESYLRYQGQKLVSRFDANSYLYLLKAMDLHDIGRGRGGIKAALDKVQAKVLSVAISNDLLYPADHQEEVVEMLRAMGKEVEYHFVESIYGHDGFLVEFVKIGPLVKQFIEKHASLCSHSTAPR is encoded by the coding sequence ATGGAGGCCGGAGATAACAGAGCGGATAAAGATGAGGAAGGAGTGAGCAAGCGCATGGTACGGAACATGATAGTGGACGAAATAACGCTGGAGTGCGGCGATACGTTAAAGCAAGTTAACATTGCATTTGAGACGAGTGGAACGCTGAATGAGGAGAAAACAAACGCGATTCTGGTGTGTCACGCGCTTACCGGCGATGCATGCGCGGTTGGAGACGAGAATACGCCAGGCTGGTGGGAAGGACTTATTGGCCCGGGACGTTATATCGATACGAATAAATACTTTGTGGTAACTGCCAATGTGTTGGGAGGCTGTTGTGGCACGACAGGACCCGCATCTGTTCATCCAGAGACAGGAAAGCCGTACGGTTCGGATTTTCCCGTCGTTACCATTCGCGATATGGTTCAGCTGCAATACAAACTGGTGAAGGGGTTAGGGATCGAGAAGCTGTTTGCCATTGTCGGTGGCTCCATGGGGGGCATGCAAGTATATGAATGGGCGGTAATGTACCCGGAGATGATGCATCTTGTTCTACCGATCGCTACGTCAGCTCGGCTATCCGCTGTCGCCATCGCTTATAATGATGTAGGTCGACAGGCGATCCTGTCTGATCCAGAATGGAATAAAGGACACTATTACCCGGGGAAAGGGCCGGTGAACGGATTATCGATCGCCCGGATGCTAGGAATGATTACGTATCGAACGTCAGATTTGTTCGAATACCGTTTTGGCCGACGTCTGAAAGATGAACAGAACGTAACGCAATTCGACTGTACATTCAATATCGAGAGTTATTTGCGTTATCAGGGACAGAAACTGGTTAGCCGCTTTGACGCCAACAGCTATCTCTACCTATTGAAAGCAATGGATCTGCATGACATTGGCAGGGGGCGTGGCGGAATTAAGGCAGCGCTTGATAAGGTGCAGGCTAAGGTACTTTCTGTGGCAATTTCGAATGATTTGTTATACCCTGCCGACCATCAGGAGGAAGTGGTAGAGATGCTGAGAGCGATGGGAAAAGAAGTGGAGTATCATTTTGTCGAATCCATTTACGGTCATGATGGATTTCTTGTCGAATTTGTAAAGATTGGACCGCTAGTAAAACAATTTATTGAAAAGCATGCAAGCCTATGTAGTCACTCTACCGCTCCCCGTTAA
- a CDS encoding succinate dehydrogenase cytochrome b558 subunit — MMNHRHFFNRKLHSLLGVVPIGGFLFVHLLTNFYATRGEAAFLERVEIMEGIPFVSLIEIVFIFLPILYHGIYGLYIAFQAKNNVGNYGFFRNVMFMLQRVTGVITLIFITWHVWETKMQMVLGNVEATGFFTLMNEILTNPFMLVFYIVGLLSATFHFANGLWSFAVSWGITVGPRAQRISTYVTMVIFVLMSAMGLLALFSFANPVDVAQAIQK; from the coding sequence ATGATGAATCACCGTCATTTTTTTAACCGTAAACTACATTCCCTGCTAGGGGTTGTACCGATCGGGGGATTTTTGTTCGTTCACTTGCTGACGAACTTTTATGCTACACGCGGCGAAGCAGCCTTCCTTGAGCGTGTTGAAATTATGGAAGGGATTCCTTTCGTATCTCTGATCGAAATCGTCTTTATTTTCTTGCCTATTTTGTACCATGGTATCTATGGGTTATATATTGCATTCCAAGCTAAGAACAATGTAGGTAACTACGGATTCTTCCGTAATGTCATGTTCATGTTGCAGCGTGTAACAGGCGTTATTACGCTCATTTTTATTACATGGCACGTGTGGGAGACGAAAATGCAAATGGTACTTGGAAATGTGGAAGCGACAGGCTTTTTCACATTGATGAATGAAATCCTAACCAATCCATTTATGTTGGTCTTCTATATTGTTGGCTTGCTATCCGCAACATTCCACTTTGCAAATGGTCTGTGGAGCTTTGCTGTAAGCTGGGGTATCACAGTAGGCCCTCGTGCGCAGCGCATTTCCACATATGTGACAATGGTTATTTTCGTGTTAATGTCGGCAATGGGATTACTGGCTCTGTTCTCCTTTGCGAATCCCGTTGATGTAGCACAAGCAATTCAAAAATAG
- the sdhA gene encoding succinate dehydrogenase flavoprotein subunit, translated as MSKGKVIVVGGGLAGLMSTIKAAEAGHPVELFSLVPVKRSHSVCAQGGINGAVNTKGEGDSPWIHFDDTVYGGDFLANQPPVKAMCDAAPGIIYMFDRMGVMFNRTPEGLIDFRRFGGTQHHRTAFSGATTGQQLLYALDEQVRRWEVNGLVTKYEGWEFLSAVIDDEGVCRGITAQNLRSMEVKSFKADAVILATGGPGIIFGKSTNSVINTATAASAVYQQGATYANGEFIQIHPTAIPGDDKLRLMSESARGEGGRVWTYKDGKPWYFLEEKYPAYGNLVPRDIATREIFDVCVNMKLGINGENMVYLDLSHKDPHELDIKLGGIIEIYEKFAGDDPRKVPMKIFPAVHYSMGGLWVDYNQMTKIPGLFAAGECDYSQHGANRLGANSLLSAVFGGMVAGPKAIEYIQGLNKSSEDVSSTVFDAQVKKEQEKYDRITNMTSGTENAYKIHRELGEWMTDNVTVVRYNDKLKKTDEKIQELMERYQNININDTSKWSNAGASFTRQLWNMLTLARVITIGALERNESRGAHYKPDFPERDDENFMKTTMANFDPTTNAPKISYEDIDVSLIKPRKRDYSTKHEVAEKK; from the coding sequence ATGAGTAAAGGTAAAGTTATCGTAGTTGGCGGCGGTCTGGCAGGCTTAATGTCTACAATCAAAGCTGCTGAAGCCGGACATCCGGTCGAGTTGTTTTCTCTTGTTCCTGTAAAACGCTCTCACTCTGTTTGTGCGCAGGGCGGTATTAACGGGGCGGTAAATACAAAAGGTGAAGGGGATTCTCCGTGGATCCACTTTGATGATACGGTATACGGTGGGGACTTCCTCGCAAACCAACCACCTGTAAAAGCAATGTGTGATGCCGCACCTGGCATTATTTATATGTTTGACCGCATGGGCGTTATGTTTAACCGTACACCAGAAGGATTGATTGACTTCCGTCGTTTCGGGGGTACACAGCATCACCGTACAGCTTTCTCTGGGGCTACGACTGGGCAGCAGCTTCTGTACGCTTTGGACGAGCAAGTACGCCGTTGGGAAGTAAACGGTCTTGTTACAAAATACGAAGGCTGGGAATTCCTATCCGCAGTTATTGATGATGAAGGCGTATGCCGTGGTATTACTGCACAGAACTTGCGCTCAATGGAAGTGAAATCTTTCAAAGCAGACGCGGTTATTCTCGCGACAGGTGGCCCTGGTATTATTTTTGGTAAGTCTACGAACTCCGTTATTAATACGGCGACAGCTGCATCTGCAGTATATCAACAAGGAGCGACCTACGCGAACGGAGAGTTTATCCAGATTCACCCGACTGCGATTCCTGGGGATGACAAGCTGCGTCTGATGTCTGAGTCTGCTCGTGGTGAAGGTGGACGCGTATGGACGTATAAAGACGGTAAGCCATGGTACTTCCTGGAAGAAAAATATCCAGCTTATGGTAACCTTGTTCCACGTGACATCGCAACACGTGAAATTTTCGATGTTTGTGTTAACATGAAGCTAGGTATTAATGGCGAGAACATGGTATATCTCGACCTGTCACATAAGGATCCGCATGAGCTGGATATTAAGCTGGGCGGTATTATTGAGATTTATGAGAAGTTTGCCGGTGACGATCCGCGTAAAGTTCCAATGAAAATCTTCCCTGCTGTTCACTATTCCATGGGTGGTCTGTGGGTCGACTATAACCAAATGACGAAGATTCCTGGTCTGTTCGCTGCGGGTGAGTGCGATTACTCCCAGCACGGTGCGAACCGTTTGGGTGCTAACTCCTTGTTGTCGGCAGTATTCGGCGGTATGGTAGCTGGACCGAAAGCGATTGAGTATATTCAGGGATTGAACAAGTCTTCTGAAGATGTTTCGTCTACCGTTTTCGATGCACAAGTGAAGAAAGAACAAGAGAAATACGATCGTATTACGAACATGACAAGCGGTACGGAAAATGCGTACAAGATTCACCGTGAGCTTGGGGAATGGATGACTGACAATGTAACGGTTGTTCGCTATAACGATAAATTGAAGAAAACGGATGAGAAAATCCAAGAGCTCATGGAACGTTATCAGAACATCAACATTAACGATACATCCAAATGGAGCAATGCAGGCGCTTCTTTCACTCGTCAGCTGTGGAATATGCTTACGCTTGCTCGCGTTATCACCATTGGTGCGCTTGAGCGTAACGAAAGCCGTGGTGCGCACTACAAACCGGACTTCCCAGAACGTGATGACGAAAACTTTATGAAGACTACGATGGCTAATTTCGACCCGACAACCAATGCACCGAAGATTTCGTACGAAGATATCGATGTGTCGCTAATTAAACCTCGTAAGCGTGACTACTCGACAAAACACGAAGTAGCCGAGAAGAAATAG
- the sdhB gene encoding succinate dehydrogenase iron-sulfur subunit, with the protein MAEQQKTIHLIITRQDGPDGTPYKQEFKIPYRPNMNIISCLMEIQRNPVTVDGKEVAPIVWEMNCLEEVCGACSMVINGKPRQSCTALVDKLEQPIRLEPMNTFPINRDLAVDRSRMFDALKRVKAWIPIDGTHDLGPGPRMPEVDRQWAYELSRCMTCGVCLEACPNVNDKSPFIGAFAISQVRLFNEHPTGKMNAEERLEGLMGEGGITDCGNSQNCVQSCPKGIPLTTSIASMNRATTVYSIKNFFRS; encoded by the coding sequence ATGGCTGAACAACAAAAAACCATTCATTTGATTATCACCCGTCAGGACGGCCCTGATGGAACGCCATATAAACAGGAATTTAAAATTCCGTATCGTCCGAACATGAATATTATCAGTTGTCTGATGGAAATCCAGCGTAACCCGGTAACGGTCGATGGTAAGGAAGTTGCTCCGATCGTATGGGAAATGAACTGCCTCGAAGAGGTATGTGGTGCTTGTTCCATGGTTATTAACGGCAAGCCGCGTCAATCTTGCACGGCGCTCGTTGATAAGCTTGAACAGCCGATTCGTCTGGAGCCAATGAATACATTCCCGATCAACCGCGACCTTGCTGTTGATCGCAGCCGCATGTTTGATGCGTTGAAACGTGTAAAAGCATGGATTCCGATTGATGGTACACATGATCTCGGACCTGGACCGCGCATGCCAGAGGTAGATCGTCAATGGGCATATGAATTATCCCGTTGCATGACTTGTGGCGTATGCTTGGAAGCATGTCCGAATGTAAATGACAAGTCTCCGTTCATTGGTGCGTTTGCGATCTCCCAGGTACGTTTGTTCAATGAACATCCGACTGGTAAGATGAATGCTGAAGAGCGTTTGGAGGGTCTAATGGGTGAAGGAGGCATTACCGATTGTGGTAACTCGCAAAACTGCGTGCAATCCTGCCCGAAAGGTATTCCGCTTACCACGTCCATCGCTTCGATGAACCGTGCTACAACGGTATATTCAATTAAGAATTTCTTCCGTAGCTAA